A stretch of Suncus etruscus isolate mSunEtr1 chromosome 9, mSunEtr1.pri.cur, whole genome shotgun sequence DNA encodes these proteins:
- the UBOX5 gene encoding LOW QUALITY PROTEIN: RING finger protein 37 (The sequence of the model RefSeq protein was modified relative to this genomic sequence to represent the inferred CDS: deleted 1 base in 1 codon), with the protein MVINLCLPQFRPRIYCNKISADGYEVENLISEDPTKRSRGFRTEYFIKPPVHVTVSFPFSVELCCISMDLTAGAIQNFTGVEVHTSAVAGRVTWNPSECRAPDLAEPTIPDKEAFTLVGKVVLKNQNQVTFSHRGFKARPPFGLVGATFPSPTAVTQELWSKGPLSLSHVSHLKICVTHVTGSGIPGIRRLEVWGQPARTCSQEVTNSVLLAASESLPQDTLLQSQPLPMESDCDPGGQSEDQPAPGGLPDLAGGLGDVPEEFLDPITLEIMPCPMLLPSGQVIDRSTLEKCNRSEATWGRAPSDPFTGVAFTPHSQPLPHPSLKARIDHFLLQHSVPGCHLLGRAQSAQTVAPSSIVLPSRKRRMEPTSGNPMAEAACFSTTSLLISPTTSEHTAKKARGAAELGLAHMDCSPGPMSHEQKLSHSLEMALSSTLGSLPSFTSRLSRGQPQQTEQPGSSLGPACASCKSLCSPYFRTDPVYQLSCGHLLCRPCLGQKQCALPMTCPACQCPVASQDVLRVHF; encoded by the exons ATGGTGATAAATCTTTGCCTTCCACAATTCAGACCAAGAATTTACTGCAACAAG ATATCAGCTGATGGCTATGAAGTGGAAAACCTCATCTCTGAAGACCCTACGAAGAGAAGCCGTGGGTTCAGGACGGAGTACTTCATCAAGCCGCCTGTCCATGTCACCGTTTCCTTCCCCTTCAGCGTGGAGCTCTGTTGCATCAGCATGGACCTCACGGCTGGGGCCATCCAGAACTTCACCGGCGTGGAAGTGCACACGTCGGCCGTGGCCGGGAGAGTGACATGGAACCCCTCTGAGTGCCGGGCCCCAGATCTGGCCGAGCCGACCATCCCAGACAAGGAGGCCTTCACCTTGGTCGGCAAAGTCGTGTTGAAAAACCAGAACCAGGTGACGTTCAGCCACAGGGGCTTCAAGGCCAGGCCCCCTTTTGGCCTGGTGGGAGCCACATTCCCCTCCCCTACTGCGGTGACCCAAGAGCTCTGGAGTAAAGGGCCACTTTCCCTGAGCCACGTTTCCCATCTCAAGATCTGTGTCACCCATGTGACGGGTAGCGGCATCCCCGGCATCCGGCGGTTGGAAGTGTGGGGGCAGCCGGCCAGAACCTGCTCCCAGGAGGTGACAAACAGTGTCCTGCTGGCAGCTTCCGAGAGCCTCCCTCAAGATACCCTGCTGCAGTCCCAGCCCTTGCCCATGGAGAGCGACtgtgatcctggaggccagtCTGAGGACCAGCCCGCCCCCGGTGGCCTGCCGGACTTGGCT GGGGGCCTTGGGGATGTGCCCGAGGAGTTCCTGGACCCTATCACGCTGGAGATCATGCCCTGTCCCATGCTGCTGCCCTCAGGCCAGGTCATTGACCGGAGCACCTTGGAGAAGTGCAACCGTAGCGAAGCCACTTGGGGCCGCGCCCCCAGTGACCCCTTCACGGGAGTGGCCTTCACCCCGCACTCACAACCCCTGCCTCACCCATCCCTCAAGGCACGCATCGACCACTTCCTGCTCCAGCACTCTGTCCCTGGCTGCCACCTGCTTGGCCGGGCCCAGTCTGCACAGACGGTGGCGCCTTCCTCTATCGTTCTGCCCTCCCGCAAGAGGAGGATGGAACCCACCAGTGGCAATCCGATGGCAGAGGCCGCCTGCTTCTCTACCACGAGCCTGCTGATCTCACCCACTACCTCAGAGCACACTGCTAAGAAAGCGAGAGGAGCGGCAGAGCTGGGGCTGGCACACATGGACTGCTCCCCAG GTCCGATGTCCCATGAGCAGAAGCTGTCACACAGCTTGGAGATGGCCTTGTCGTCCACCCTTGGCTCCCTGCCCTCCTTCACATCTCGGCTAAGCAGGGGACAGCCCCAGCAAACAG AGCAGCCCGGTAGCAGCCTGGGCCCTGCGTGCGCCTCCTGCAAAAGCCTGTGTTCTCCGTACTTCCGAACGGACCCTGTGTACCAGCTGTCCTGTGGCCATCTCCTGTGCCGGCCCTGCCTGGGGCAGAAGCAGTGCGCCTTGCCCATGACGTGCCCAGCCTGCCAGTGCCCGGTCGCCAGCCAGGATGTGCTGCGGGTCCACTTCTGA